In one window of Candidatus Omnitrophota bacterium DNA:
- the cmk gene encoding (d)CMP kinase: MRRPVIAIDGPAGSGKSTVAKLVAQRLGFLYIDTGAMYRALTVKALQTKTDLNDETKLGALARATDIKLEQSSGSLKVYPHTKNFSARVYLDGEDVTSEIRTPEITNKVKYIARAKPVRECMVAKQRKLGEEGGTVMEGRDIGTVVLPDADKKFYIDASFDVRVARRHKELNGNGAALTEEEVRKDLKIRDESDFNRAIGPLKKADDAIVVDTTDLTIEGVVDKVLSIIKAL, translated from the coding sequence TTGAGGCGTCCAGTTATCGCTATCGATGGCCCTGCCGGTTCAGGGAAGAGCACCGTAGCGAAACTCGTAGCGCAGAGGCTCGGCTTCCTATATATAGATACCGGGGCGATGTACCGCGCGCTCACCGTTAAGGCGCTGCAGACAAAAACTGACTTAAACGACGAAACGAAGCTCGGCGCGCTCGCAAGGGCGACCGATATAAAGTTAGAGCAGTCCAGCGGTTCATTGAAAGTTTACCCTCACACCAAAAATTTTAGTGCGAGGGTCTATCTTGACGGCGAGGACGTGACCTCCGAAATAAGGACGCCTGAGATCACGAACAAAGTCAAATATATCGCGCGCGCGAAACCCGTCCGAGAATGCATGGTCGCCAAACAGCGCAAGCTTGGAGAAGAAGGCGGCACGGTGATGGAGGGCCGCGATATCGGGACTGTAGTCCTTCCGGACGCGGACAAAAAGTTTTATATCGACGCCTCATTTGACGTCAGGGTGGCCAGGCGGCACAAGGAATTGAACGGGAACGGCGCCGCCTTAACCGAAGAGGAAGTAAGAAAAGACCTTAAAATACGCGACGAGAGCGATTTCAACCGCGCTATCGGCCCGTTGAAGAAAGCCGATGACGCGATAGTCGTAGATACGACAGACCTGACGATAGAAGGCGTCGTGGATAAAGTCTTGAGTATTATAAAGGCCTTATAG
- a CDS encoding lysophospholipid acyltransferase family protein → MMYFLVRNTCKLFLSMYMGFRVYGQENIPKKGAFILASNHVSHLDPPAMSAASPRRLRFMARRTLSDNWLFRQVVGRCNLILVNRDKGDIGAMKTAIRLLRSGKAVFLFPEGTRSETGQMNEAQPGIGYLSLMTGSPIVPAYVEGTDKALPKGAKRIIRTPIAVHIGDLIDPKKLDLPRDKKEAAQKLADHVAGEIKRLGDSVKK, encoded by the coding sequence ATGATGTATTTCCTTGTAAGAAATACTTGCAAGCTGTTCCTTTCCATGTATATGGGTTTCAGGGTTTACGGGCAGGAGAATATCCCTAAGAAGGGGGCTTTTATCCTGGCCAGTAACCACGTAAGCCATCTCGACCCGCCGGCTATGTCGGCCGCTTCGCCGCGCAGGCTTCGTTTTATGGCGAGGCGTACCTTGTCAGATAACTGGTTGTTCAGGCAGGTGGTCGGCAGGTGCAATTTGATCCTTGTAAACAGGGACAAGGGGGATATCGGAGCTATGAAGACGGCGATCCGCCTCCTCAGATCCGGTAAGGCAGTCTTTCTATTCCCGGAAGGGACGAGAAGCGAGACCGGACAGATGAACGAGGCCCAACCCGGCATCGGTTATTTGAGCCTAATGACAGGGTCGCCTATCGTTCCGGCTTATGTAGAGGGAACGGATAAGGCCCTGCCCAAGGGCGCGAAACGCATAATACGTACGCCAATAGCCGTACATATAGGAGATCTGATCGATCCCAAAAAACTCGATCTTCCGCGCGACAAGAAGGAGGCCGCGCAAAAACTGGCCGATCACGTCGCCGGGGAGATCAAGCGCCTGGGAGACTCAGTAAAGAAGTAA
- the rpsA gene encoding 30S ribosomal protein S1 codes for MVDEKHEEMSKIYEDSFKDIKEGDIVKGRVIGITAKDLVIDIGYKSEGVISFEEFNDPKSIKVGDELDVLIEAKENDEGMVVLSKRKAERMQVWEKIIAERKEGDMVPGRVTKKVKGGLTVDIGVEAFLPASQVFLKGFGNLNQLLGQVLNFVIVKINKPRKNIVVSRKDAIIRERDVAKGKMMEELKPGQLIPGVVKNITDFGAFINIAPGVDGLLHITDMSWGRISHPSELVAVGDKIEVVLLSLDKTTGKLSLGLKQKTPNPWEQVVTKYPVGSRVKGKVVNLVPYGAFVELEKGIEGLVHISEFSWTKRIGHPSEVLAIGDMIEAVVLNIDKDSQKIALGIKQTEMNPWTEVAGKYPVGTQVKGKVRSFIDYGAFIELEEGIDGLLHNTDISWTRKINHPSEVLKKGQKIDAVVMSVDAENRKLALGMKQLVPDPWPEFVAKFQPGTVAEGTITKITNFGLFVELSPDLEGLAHISELPVEATGKLEESYKVGDKVTVKVLRVDDAERRIALSLKA; via the coding sequence ATGGTTGATGAGAAGCATGAAGAAATGTCCAAGATCTACGAGGACAGTTTTAAAGACATAAAGGAAGGCGATATCGTAAAAGGCAGGGTGATCGGCATCACGGCGAAGGATCTTGTCATCGATATCGGTTACAAGTCCGAAGGCGTTATCTCGTTCGAGGAGTTCAACGACCCGAAATCGATAAAGGTCGGGGACGAGCTGGATGTCCTCATCGAGGCGAAGGAGAATGACGAGGGCATGGTCGTCCTTTCGAAGAGGAAGGCCGAGCGCATGCAGGTCTGGGAGAAGATAATCGCCGAGCGCAAGGAAGGCGATATGGTCCCTGGCCGCGTCACCAAGAAGGTAAAAGGCGGACTCACGGTCGATATCGGAGTAGAGGCGTTCCTGCCGGCGAGCCAGGTCTTTTTAAAGGGCTTCGGCAACTTGAACCAGCTTTTAGGCCAGGTCCTTAATTTTGTCATAGTAAAGATCAACAAGCCCAGGAAGAACATCGTCGTTTCCCGTAAAGACGCCATAATCAGGGAAAGGGACGTAGCCAAAGGCAAGATGATGGAAGAGCTCAAACCGGGACAATTGATCCCCGGCGTCGTGAAGAACATCACCGACTTCGGCGCGTTCATCAATATAGCTCCCGGTGTCGACGGGCTATTGCATATCACCGACATGTCATGGGGAAGGATATCCCATCCTAGCGAGTTGGTCGCTGTCGGCGACAAGATAGAGGTTGTGCTCCTGTCGCTCGATAAGACGACCGGCAAGCTTTCTCTCGGCCTCAAGCAGAAGACGCCGAACCCATGGGAACAAGTCGTCACCAAGTATCCCGTGGGAAGCAGGGTCAAGGGCAAAGTGGTAAACCTCGTCCCTTACGGCGCGTTCGTCGAGCTCGAGAAAGGCATCGAAGGACTCGTCCATATTTCCGAATTCTCGTGGACCAAGAGGATAGGACATCCTTCCGAAGTCCTCGCTATCGGGGATATGATAGAGGCGGTAGTCCTCAATATAGATAAGGACAGCCAGAAGATCGCGCTCGGCATCAAACAGACCGAGATGAATCCCTGGACCGAGGTCGCCGGAAAGTATCCCGTCGGCACGCAGGTCAAGGGCAAGGTCCGCTCGTTCATCGATTACGGCGCGTTCATAGAACTGGAAGAGGGGATAGACGGGCTGCTCCATAATACCGATATCTCCTGGACCAGGAAGATCAACCATCCTTCGGAAGTATTGAAGAAGGGACAGAAGATAGACGCGGTGGTCATGTCTGTCGACGCCGAGAACAGGAAACTGGCGCTAGGTATGAAACAGTTGGTGCCGGACCCTTGGCCGGAATTCGTCGCGAAGTTCCAACCCGGCACTGTCGCCGAAGGGACGATAACGAAGATAACGAACTTCGGGCTTTTTGTCGAACTCTCTCCGGACCTCGAGGGCCTTGCCCATATATCCGAGCTCCCGGTCGAGGCGACAGGCAAGCTTGAAGAGTCATATAAAGTCGGCGACAAGGTGACCGTCAAGGTCCTGCGCGTCGATGATGCCGAAAGAAGGATCGCTTTAAGCCTGAAGGCCTAA
- the tyrS gene encoding tyrosine--tRNA ligase, translating to MDTVKQLEIIKRGAVEIINESALAGKLKKKKQLVIKAGFDPTAPDIHLGHTVLLRKLRHFQDLGHKVIFLIGDATALVGDPSGQNQARKVLTREEIEKNAKTYEKQVSKILKTGDKELFERMHNSSWFAKFGFEHLVQLAQRYTVARLLERDDFQKRLKEGKPISFLELFYPLMQGYDSVILDADIEIGGTDQKFNMLVGRDLQEAYGKEPQVVITMPLLVGTDGVQKMSKSYGNYIGINETAKEIFGKVMSVSDELMFGYYELLTDEDMQKVKAMHPMDAKKNLAYLIVKDYHGEEAAAAEKKSFEDVFQKRKDPADAPVKKLSGGPLSLNQVFDGAREEFKAMGIDSRSKLLSLLGQGAIKLDGEKVSDAASPSFVPGKRHLLKIGRHFLNVDLS from the coding sequence ATGGACACAGTAAAACAGCTTGAGATAATTAAGCGCGGCGCGGTAGAGATAATAAACGAATCCGCCTTGGCCGGTAAGCTGAAAAAGAAGAAACAGCTTGTCATCAAGGCGGGGTTCGACCCGACTGCGCCGGACATCCACCTCGGCCATACCGTCTTATTAAGGAAGCTGAGGCATTTCCAGGACCTCGGCCACAAGGTCATCTTCCTTATAGGGGATGCGACCGCCCTGGTCGGAGACCCATCGGGCCAAAACCAGGCGAGGAAGGTCCTCACCAGGGAAGAGATAGAGAAGAACGCCAAGACCTACGAGAAGCAGGTCAGCAAGATACTCAAGACCGGCGATAAGGAACTCTTCGAGCGCATGCATAACAGCTCGTGGTTCGCGAAGTTCGGTTTTGAGCACCTCGTCCAGCTCGCCCAGCGCTATACGGTGGCGCGCCTGCTTGAAAGGGATGATTTCCAGAAGAGGCTGAAAGAGGGCAAGCCTATAAGCTTTCTCGAGCTCTTTTACCCCCTGATGCAGGGATACGATTCGGTCATTCTTGACGCGGATATCGAGATCGGCGGCACCGACCAGAAGTTCAATATGCTCGTCGGCCGCGACCTTCAGGAGGCCTACGGCAAGGAGCCGCAGGTCGTCATCACGATGCCGCTTTTGGTCGGGACCGACGGCGTCCAGAAGATGTCCAAGTCCTACGGTAATTATATCGGCATAAACGAGACCGCTAAAGAGATCTTCGGGAAAGTGATGTCGGTCTCGGATGAGCTGATGTTCGGCTATTATGAGCTGTTGACCGATGAGGATATGCAGAAGGTCAAAGCTATGCATCCGATGGATGCGAAGAAGAACCTGGCGTATCTTATCGTAAAAGATTACCATGGTGAAGAAGCCGCGGCGGCGGAGAAGAAAAGCTTTGAGGATGTTTTCCAGAAAAGGAAGGACCCGGCCGACGCTCCGGTAAAAAAACTTTCCGGCGGGCCGCTTAGCCTGAACCAGGTTTTTGACGGCGCGAGGGAAGAGTTCAAGGCCATGGGCATAGACTCCCGCAGCAAGCTGCTCTCTTTATTGGGGCAGGGGGCCATA